The following nucleotide sequence is from Bacteroidia bacterium.
TACCTTGCAAATTCCAAGTAGTAAAAACAAGCAATTATAGAACGAATATGTCTATGAGTAATTCCTGAAACCTCTGCTGTATAGTGATAACGTTCTTCAATAGTTTTGTCGTGAATAAAAAATAGTAGAGGGAGAGTACGCATTAAAGACCCATTTCCATTTGAGTATTCTTCATCATTTCCTGATAGCTGTGCAGGTTGACCTTGTTTTAGCTTCTGTATGGCTTTTTCGGTAGTTACTCCTATATCAAAAACATTTCCTCTTGCGCTCCAATAGCCTTGGTCATACCATTTTAAGAAATTGAGGGCAATTTTTTCAAGGTTATACTCATTGACTAAAACTTCGGCTAAGCACATACTTAGGGAAGTGTCGTCAGAAAAAGTGCCTGGGGGCAAGTTGTATGTACCGTAGCCTATCATATCTTTGACGGGATTTTCTGCTAAATATCTACGAGATTTAAATTCCACAGGTACGCCTAAGGCATCGCCAACCGCTAGCCCTATCAAAGCACTTTGACAAAACTTTCGAGACATATAGCAAAGATAGTATTAAAATTCATTTAAGACTTTGAGCATCTTATGAGATTTTTCTGCACTAGTTATAGTAAGGATTTTATTTTTTTGGGCGTGCCCCTTGCTGCGCAAGGGTCGGGGCATTCCGCACTACGCTTCGCTTCGGTGCTTCGCTAACGCTTCGCACTGCCTAACGGCATGCTCCATGCCCCTCACGCAAGCAACCTGTGCCATTATGTCTTTACCTTGTTTAATCTGCAAACACAAGCCCTTTACAAGCTAAAACAAACAATATACGCTTGTTGTACAGCAAGTAAAAAATATTAGCAATCAGATTGCTTCAAGAAGAAAAAAGCTTACATATTAGAAACACATTTAAAATTTCATAATATTGACTAAAAGTAGTATATTGCAAAACCTGAAAGGTTCGGTTTGAGAACAAGGTATGCAAAAAAAGATAAAGTTGTTAAAGATTCCTTCCGAGTATGGTGCAGGTACACGCGGCGCGAGTTTAGGCATAGAAGCTTTGCGCATGGCTTCTATAATGCGAAAGTCAGATTTATTTAGCAAACTAGATACTAGCACAATCTCTGTACCTAAAAAAAACTTACTCAAGCGCCCTAAAAATAAAGTAGCTAAGTATAGTGGCGTAATTAGCAAGTTATACCTTAAAATAGCCGCTTCCGTTGCGCAAATAATATCTAACAGTCCCTTTTTATTCGTTTTATCTGGGGATCACTCTTGTGCAGGGGGCGTAATGGCAGGATTAGCCAAAGCCTTTCCCAATAAAACAATGGGAGTAATATGGATAGATGCACATGCAGATATACATTCCCCTTATACTACCCCTTCGGGGAATATTCATGGCATGCCTGTAGCTACGGCGTTAGGTTTTAGCCACAAGGAAATTAAGGTCAATGAAGTCAATCATAAAGTAGAAACCGATTGGCAAACTATGTGTTACGCTTCTGGAAGAAAGGGCATACTCAAACCTGAACATTTAGTATATATTGCTATTCGAGACACCGAACCAGAAGAAGATAATGTTATCGATGCATACAAAATAAAAAAATACGACACTCAAATGATCAGGCGAGTTACTATTGAAAATGTAGTTAAACAAACTATAGAATACCTATCACCTTGCGACTATTGGTATGTTTCTTTTGACGTAGACAGCTTAGATGACACAATTTCTCGCGGTACAGGTACACCTGCAGCCAATGGACTATTGATTGAAGAAGCACGGTACTTATTAAAAAAATTACTTGCGCATCCTAAAACAATCTGTTTGGAAATTGCAGAAATTAACCCATTACTCGATAACAAAAACCGTATGGCAGAAGTAGCTTTTGAATTGTTAGAAGACTGTTACAAAGTGGTCAAAAAGCGTATTTTTGGTGCATCCTTGCC
It contains:
- a CDS encoding ADP-ribosylglycohydrolase family protein, producing MSRKFCQSALIGLAVGDALGVPVEFKSRRYLAENPVKDMIGYGTYNLPPGTFSDDTSLSMCLAEVLVNEYNLEKIALNFLKWYDQGYWSARGNVFDIGVTTEKAIQKLKQGQPAQLSGNDEEYSNGNGSLMRTLPLLFFIHDKTIEERYHYTAEVSGITHRHIRSIIACFYYLEFARYILQGKDKQTIYNLLQKEIPSFLQQKQVPNTEISHYDRLLRQNITSFDVDQIRSSAYVVDTLEAVIWCFMQTDTYKEAVLQAVNLGDDTDTIASITGGIAGLYYGLESIPVQWIEQLARKDKIFAIAEQLSNKYNIP
- a CDS encoding arginase is translated as MQKKIKLLKIPSEYGAGTRGASLGIEALRMASIMRKSDLFSKLDTSTISVPKKNLLKRPKNKVAKYSGVISKLYLKIAASVAQIISNSPFLFVLSGDHSCAGGVMAGLAKAFPNKTMGVIWIDAHADIHSPYTTPSGNIHGMPVATALGFSHKEIKVNEVNHKVETDWQTMCYASGRKGILKPEHLVYIAIRDTEPEEDNVIDAYKIKKYDTQMIRRVTIENVVKQTIEYLSPCDYWYVSFDVDSLDDTISRGTGTPAANGLLIEEARYLLKKLLAHPKTICLEIAEINPLLDNKNRMAEVAFELLEDCYKVVKKRIFGASLPQ